The Thalassotalea sp. HSM 43 genome window below encodes:
- a CDS encoding S8 family serine peptidase, whose amino-acid sequence MKLKKSALAICIASSLAAGTSFVHAETDLKATFGKHEKATQQVTIFLQGEPALSSYAKGKANFKNDLRAINKAQDEFFKNVLAIDSNASITSRAGLLANFITVNIASDRVSELETLAGVSHIDVNNAQAFIPKSALKAQTNATISSEGEMEELMAAYTANENAGEGVHVGIVSTGIDYTLAFFGGTGEYGEDNDPETPPVAGSYLDALENGAIAFDGFPTETVVGGMDFASENWGMDENPIDQNYEYVHWNGAVYNTGEGTELASIVHQLAPGAKLHAYKIANVSPASWDPDTLTVQWPTQGNVISAIEHAMDPNQDGDVSDHLDVILIDSLGAGSFYDAHSQAGISLINMMIDRASAMGVTIVTPAGAGGEWATMGLAEAKHRGWIAHEAAPTATIAVGSVVNTDDDMGVRIADWSPMGPVRGSMALKPEIVTKADDIPVVKISNADSTAAMTGSRTDALSAAARIAAAAAVIKSNNQNLGPVEIKALLANTAAAENILNSAATMEANLLAKGHGVEDVDSAVSSPVYVVNKQDAQPYVQFGHHEVMDEKTIVKNLVIRNMSDSMQSYAMSFAFNGDKDTHQALTISHPQTVTVPAHHAVEIPVTVTIDGTMLPAWGLTETADYTDANLTQHEINGYFNLTSDNNPDIALAWMLQARPATSINKNPIASEYPIYKGWNPDLGATEWGTLPLGDERYGTDQWGGPSYRGNGATFVNESNTATTFEAYPVLISKPQVDDNIVDVKGHKIRAVGGAIYDEAMCEITGKKLVIAVNFHNQVQTAMANFTDKMGPPLFFYDMFSEAVVEEFGLDESFAGVWLSDEQTVNQPFVQLNAKGQPATYYIDYNKAFDWQDPNGRYTESKLPTRFAGNGHNVVSQLCVEELFHHELDELADFDQNFGFHIETDRDAGMERFAAITQFNPIKGGYYSEEEFCGTDWFGNEWCETVVTDMSNVVGFANVGEIVPTEEQTYAEALADATTQADFSHIYTAQPGEEVTIVALQHADWNLPDTEFMVISSSDDFMHLGTVGVVSGGSAVVQIAEEQSFNVNENAPMGTVVGTIDLDAAGFFGFGGSQNYPLEVSIVNTVAGTPFAIDQDTYEIYVQNPEALDYEMVKEVTLTINTQEGNSMGKPTDVMVYINNVNDIAPKIDSSKLAEMPVVQLEIEKDETQSFSIDFSDIFSDVESDMLTFTASGAGIANVQIDGFVVTGVVQAAGDYTLTVVASDGANEVSADFAVVATAVEEKDSGGSVGGMFALMLALAGLRRRL is encoded by the coding sequence ATGAAGTTGAAAAAAAGCGCATTAGCGATTTGTATTGCCAGCTCACTTGCGGCTGGTACATCATTCGTTCACGCAGAAACAGATCTAAAAGCCACCTTTGGAAAGCATGAGAAAGCGACTCAACAAGTCACTATATTTCTTCAAGGCGAACCGGCTTTAAGTAGCTATGCTAAAGGTAAAGCCAACTTTAAAAACGACTTACGCGCCATAAACAAAGCGCAAGACGAATTTTTCAAAAATGTTTTAGCAATAGACTCTAATGCATCGATCACAAGCCGTGCTGGATTACTCGCTAACTTCATTACCGTTAACATTGCCTCAGATCGTGTCAGCGAACTTGAAACGCTTGCCGGTGTTAGCCACATTGATGTTAACAACGCTCAAGCATTTATTCCAAAATCAGCATTAAAAGCCCAAACCAATGCCACCATTTCTAGCGAAGGCGAAATGGAAGAGCTTATGGCCGCCTACACAGCGAACGAAAATGCTGGTGAAGGTGTACACGTAGGTATCGTTTCTACCGGTATCGATTACACGTTGGCATTCTTTGGTGGAACAGGTGAATACGGTGAAGATAACGATCCAGAAACACCACCAGTAGCGGGTAGTTACCTAGATGCATTAGAAAATGGTGCAATCGCCTTTGATGGTTTCCCAACAGAAACCGTTGTTGGTGGTATGGATTTCGCCTCAGAGAACTGGGGTATGGATGAAAACCCAATCGACCAAAACTACGAATACGTTCACTGGAATGGTGCGGTATATAACACAGGTGAAGGTACTGAATTAGCAAGTATCGTCCATCAGCTTGCGCCAGGTGCAAAACTGCACGCTTATAAAATCGCTAACGTATCACCTGCGTCTTGGGATCCAGACACATTGACCGTGCAATGGCCAACTCAAGGTAACGTTATTTCAGCTATTGAACACGCCATGGATCCTAACCAAGATGGCGATGTTTCAGATCACCTTGACGTGATTCTGATTGACTCTCTAGGTGCCGGTTCGTTTTATGATGCGCACTCACAAGCAGGCATCTCGTTAATAAACATGATGATCGACAGAGCATCAGCGATGGGTGTGACAATTGTGACCCCAGCAGGTGCTGGCGGTGAATGGGCAACCATGGGCTTAGCCGAAGCAAAACACCGTGGTTGGATTGCCCATGAAGCCGCGCCAACGGCAACAATTGCCGTAGGTTCAGTGGTAAATACTGACGATGACATGGGTGTTCGTATCGCAGATTGGTCACCAATGGGCCCTGTTCGTGGTTCAATGGCATTAAAACCTGAAATTGTTACTAAAGCAGATGATATCCCTGTTGTTAAAATCAGCAACGCTGATTCAACGGCAGCGATGACCGGTTCGCGTACTGATGCGTTATCAGCAGCAGCTCGTATTGCTGCAGCGGCGGCGGTTATCAAAAGCAATAACCAAAATCTTGGCCCTGTTGAAATCAAAGCGTTGCTGGCAAATACGGCAGCAGCAGAAAACATTTTAAACTCTGCCGCGACAATGGAAGCCAATCTACTGGCCAAAGGTCACGGTGTAGAAGACGTAGACTCAGCGGTTAGCTCGCCAGTGTATGTTGTTAATAAGCAAGATGCTCAGCCATATGTGCAGTTTGGCCATCACGAAGTCATGGATGAAAAAACCATCGTTAAGAACCTTGTGATCAGAAACATGTCTGATTCAATGCAATCTTATGCAATGAGTTTTGCGTTCAATGGAGACAAAGACACTCACCAAGCGCTTACCATTAGTCACCCGCAAACAGTGACCGTTCCGGCACATCACGCGGTTGAAATTCCGGTGACCGTTACTATCGATGGCACTATGCTACCGGCATGGGGCTTGACCGAAACCGCTGATTACACCGATGCAAACCTGACGCAACACGAAATCAATGGTTACTTTAATTTAACCTCTGACAATAACCCTGATATCGCTCTAGCTTGGATGTTGCAAGCACGTCCAGCTACTAGCATCAATAAAAATCCAATTGCGTCTGAATACCCAATTTACAAAGGTTGGAATCCAGATTTAGGCGCAACTGAATGGGGTACATTGCCACTAGGTGATGAGCGCTATGGCACTGACCAATGGGGTGGCCCTAGCTACCGTGGTAATGGTGCAACATTCGTCAATGAATCGAACACAGCAACAACCTTTGAAGCATATCCAGTGCTAATCTCAAAGCCACAAGTTGATGACAATATCGTTGACGTGAAAGGTCATAAGATTCGCGCCGTTGGTGGTGCCATCTATGATGAAGCCATGTGTGAAATAACCGGTAAAAAACTTGTTATTGCCGTTAATTTCCATAACCAAGTACAAACTGCGATGGCCAACTTTACCGACAAAATGGGTCCACCATTATTCTTCTACGACATGTTCTCTGAAGCCGTGGTTGAAGAGTTTGGTCTTGATGAAAGTTTTGCAGGTGTGTGGTTGAGTGATGAGCAAACTGTTAACCAACCGTTTGTACAATTAAACGCTAAAGGTCAGCCAGCCACTTACTACATCGATTACAACAAAGCGTTCGATTGGCAGGACCCTAATGGTCGATACACTGAGTCAAAATTACCGACACGTTTCGCTGGTAATGGTCACAACGTGGTATCGCAACTATGTGTGGAAGAGTTATTCCATCATGAGTTAGATGAATTAGCCGATTTTGATCAAAACTTTGGTTTCCACATCGAAACCGATCGTGATGCGGGAATGGAAAGATTCGCAGCAATCACCCAGTTTAACCCAATTAAAGGTGGTTACTACAGCGAAGAAGAGTTCTGTGGTACCGATTGGTTTGGTAACGAGTGGTGTGAAACGGTCGTAACCGATATGTCAAATGTAGTTGGCTTCGCTAACGTTGGTGAGATTGTACCGACTGAAGAGCAAACCTACGCAGAGGCACTAGCTGACGCGACCACGCAAGCTGATTTTAGCCACATCTATACCGCACAACCTGGTGAAGAAGTGACAATTGTTGCCCTGCAACATGCTGATTGGAACCTGCCAGATACTGAGTTTATGGTGATCAGTTCATCTGATGACTTTATGCACTTGGGTACGGTTGGCGTAGTAAGTGGCGGTTCTGCCGTTGTGCAAATTGCCGAAGAGCAATCGTTCAACGTTAATGAAAACGCGCCAATGGGCACGGTTGTTGGCACCATCGACTTAGATGCGGCAGGTTTCTTCGGATTTGGTGGTTCACAAAATTACCCTCTTGAAGTGTCTATCGTAAATACCGTTGCTGGTACGCCGTTTGCAATTGACCAAGACACTTATGAGATCTACGTGCAAAACCCTGAAGCCCTTGACTATGAAATGGTTAAAGAAGTGACGTTAACCATTAATACGCAAGAAGGTAACTCAATGGGTAAGCCTACTGACGTTATGGTTTACATCAACAACGTAAATGACATCGCGCCAAAAATTGACAGCAGCAAGCTAGCCGAAATGCCAGTTGTTCAATTAGAAATCGAAAAAGATGAAACACAATCTTTCTCTATCGATTTCAGCGATATCTTCTCAGATGTTGAAAGTGACATGCTTACCTTTACCGCCTCAGGTGCTGGTATTGCTAACGTTCAAATCGACGGTTTTGTGGTAACTGGTGTTGTACAAGCCGCTGGTGATTACACTCTTACCGTTGTTGCCTCTGATGGTGCAAACGAAGTAAGCGCTGACTTTGCTGTTGTTGCGACAGCCGTAGAAGAAAAAGACAGTGGTGGTAGTGTTGGTGGCATGTTTGCCCTAATGCTTGCTCTAGCTGGTCTACGTAGACGTTTATAA